The sequence ATACCCGTCCCACTCCCTGGACCCGCCAGGTCTCCTCGCCGCGCTTCTTGTCCACCGCGTAGCAGTGCCGGTCGTAGGACCCTACCAGAACGTGCTCGGCCGTGACCGTCGGGCAGCCGATGATCCGCCCCTGGGCGTCGAATCGCCACCGTTCGTCGCCGGTGGCGAGATCCAGTGCATAGAGATTCCCGTCGTGACTGCCGACGTAGACGGTCTCGGTCGCGGGTTCAATAGCCGGGCCGGACATCACCATGCCACCGGTGTCGACCGACCACACCTCGGCCCCATCGGTCAGGTCGACTCGATAGACCCGCTCGTCCCACGACCCGAAGATGGCGCTCCCGTCGACGGTCGCGATGGGGCCTTTGATCGCCCCGTCAGTCGAGAATCGCCAGTCGAACGTGCGGGCGGGGTACGTCCACGCGTAGAGGTCGCCGTCGTTCGATCCCACGACCAGCCGGCCCGCGTCCAGGTCGATGGCGGCCGTCGAGTGGGGGTGGTCGGTCGGTCGATGGTCGTCCCAGACGACCTCGCCCGTGACGGCGTCCACCCCGAACATCGCGCCGCTCGGCACGGCGTACTCGACGGCGATGTAGACGACGCCGTCGTGGTAGCCCGGACTGGAGCCGATGGCGTCGCCGAGTTTCTGGCGCCAGAACCGATCGCCGGAGTCGAGGTCGAACGCGTAGAGGGCGCCGTCGTAGGCGCCGACGTACACGGTCCCGTTCGCGATGGCTGGTGTGCCGTGAATGCCTCGACTCGTCGGGTCGACGGCGGCGGTCCAGCGGACCTCGCCGTCCGGCGTGACGCGTCGGATCTCTCCGGTGTCGCCGGCGATCAGGACGTCCCCACCGGGGATCGCCACGGGACTGGCCTTCGCGGCGGTGTGGTCCCCGGTGTTCACGTCCCGGATCGCCCACTCGATGGTTGGGTCCTCCGGAATCGTGGCGTCGGGGTAGACCCCTCGACGGTGGAGGTCCCCGCGGAACTCCGTCGTGGCGGTCGTCGACGCCGGCAGCCCATCCTCGTCGATCGAGCGACCGGTGAACGGGACACGCGAGAGACAGCCGGCGACCCCGCCGGTCGCGGCGACGCCGACGGTCGCGAGGAGGTCTCGACGCGAGAGCCGTTCGGTCATGCCTCGTCAGTCCGCACCGGAGCAGTATAGAGTTTGGCTCGCCTCAGGAACCGACCCTCGCGAGCAGCCACCAGCCAGCTACGACCAACGCGATGCCCGTTGCTCCCGTGACCGCCAGTGGTGTGGGCCTCCCGCCCGGTACGAGGACCGGACCGCCGACGGAGGCGCCGAACAGCAAGGAGAGCGCTGCGAGGACGAAAAAGACCCTGCCGACTGCACGAACCACGGCATCGCCTCCCTCCTCATCCGACCGGACCACCCGCCCAGCACTGGCACCGGCCACGGCGAGGAGGTACATGAAGAGCGGGAAACCGACGGGGTGGTACGGCGTCAGGAACGGGAGCAGTCTCTCGACGACGTCGTATGCGACGATGATGAGATAGGCGGGGATCTGGACGGGCGGGAACCCGACGTATCGGAGGCCGTAGAAGGCGAGGACGACGGCGAAGCCGACCGCGACGTCCCGACCGAGCAGGACGTGGCGGAGGGACGGCCAGGTGCCCATGTGGGCCGGTCGACCTGCTGCCGTATCAGTCTCTCGGCGCAATTGCCTGGCCGAGATCGGCACGGCCGCACCTGCCCAACGCCGCCCCTGGTCCCGTCGATCGTTCCGCTACTCGTCTGGCGACTCTCGGAGAATACCCCGAAACCGGCGGGTTCCGGGGTGGTGAGGTCCCATATGGCTGGTCGGTCTACGGTACCGTCGACCGCTCTGGCTATCTTCGAGGGAACTGGCCGTGGATATTGTTTTCGGTCAGACCCCCTCTCCGTCCTCTTCGATCGACGCGCGCTTGCGTTTCACTTTTCCGGCCAAAGGCCATACGTTCGTTGACTTCATTGCAATTTATCGCTGTGAACGGTCAGTAATAAGCGCTTTGAGCTAGGTGTTGTAATGCATTGAGTCTGTTTCCGTACGTATAATGCCCTCTAGGGGAGAGACGTGCAGTATCTGGACCAATTGACGAGAATAATCTGACGTATGTACTCCACTATCGGAAATAATATTCCGTTACATTCACTGTTTCGTGCCAATATCGAACGAATAGTCGAGATGATTGTGTCGGGGCAACGTGTCCCATTTCAGGACGGTTGCTGGATGCTGCACTCGGGTAAGTCGTTCTTATTTTCGACACAGGACGCATTACAACGGTACTGGGCCCCGAACATATACCATGGACATCCAACGATCTATCACCTCCCCGATGGAGGCCGAGAACTGGCTGAAGACCATTCTCATCGGCGGGGTCTTGACATTCTTGGGCGTGTTGATCGTCCCACTGCTCATCGTCTACGGCTACCTCGTGCGGGTCATCCGTGGAACGCTCTCGGAGGCCACCGAGCCGCCGACCTTCGACGATTGGGGCGACCTCCTCGTCGACGGCGTGAAGGCGTGGATCATCAGTCTCGTCTACATGCTCGTCCCGTTGCTCGTCGCGGGATTCACCGTGGGCGGCTCGATTTTGGCCTTCGCAACAGGGACGGAGGCTGGCGCGGCCGCCGGGGCGGGTGGGCTGTGGCTGGGATTTTCCCTGTCGGCGCTCCTCGCGCTGGTGTTCGGGTATCTCACGGTCATTGCGATCGTCAACTTCGCACGGGAGGGGGTGTTCGGCGCAGGATTCGACTTCGACGTCATCAGGACGGTCGCCGTCGACCGGGAGTACGCTCTCGCCTGGCTCGTCTCCGTGGTGATCTTCGTCGTCGCGGGGATCGTCAGCGCGATCCCGCTGGTCGGCTGGATACTGACGCCGTTCGTCAGCTTCTACGCCGCCGTGGTCGCTGCGGATCTCTGGGCCGGCGGCTTCGCCCAGGCCCTCGAATCGACGGGTGCGATCACTCGACCGCGGGACGAGGACGTCGCCGTCTGAGCCCCCTCCTCTCCCATTCTACGCGTTCGTCACGGTCACCCGGAATTGCCGCTCGGCGGGAGGGCCGAGTCGGGACGGTCGTTCACTGCCGCCGATTTCGCCTCGTCGGGCTCGAGCCTTCGGCTTGTTCGGGGCATTCGGGCCGTTCAGGGTGTGCCCTCCAGCACCCCGAATATTTCTTGTGTATTGGTAGCAATAATTTCTATTATCGAAATACATTTTGTGATAGACACGAAATCAGTGTCGAATGAAGGGTTCTCTTCGGGTCTTGCACGTGGACGACGACCCCCGTCTCTCGGAACTCACCGGGACACACCTCGAGCGTATCGATACCCGGTTTTCCGTGACGACCGAGACGAACCCGGACCGGGCGCTCGAGCGCCTCTCCACGACCGATTTCGACGCCGTCCTCACCGATTACGACATGCCCGAGATGAACGGAATCGCCGTTACCGAGGCGATCCGAGAACGGTGGCCTGTTCTCCCCGTCGTCCTCTTCACCGGCAAAGGCAGCGAGGAGGTCGCCAG is a genomic window of Halanaeroarchaeum sp. HSR-CO containing:
- a CDS encoding PQQ-binding-like beta-propeller repeat protein; translation: MTERLSRRDLLATVGVAATGGVAGCLSRVPFTGRSIDEDGLPASTTATTEFRGDLHRRGVYPDATIPEDPTIEWAIRDVNTGDHTAAKASPVAIPGGDVLIAGDTGEIRRVTPDGEVRWTAAVDPTSRGIHGTPAIANGTVYVGAYDGALYAFDLDSGDRFWRQKLGDAIGSSPGYHDGVVYIAVEYAVPSGAMFGVDAVTGEVVWDDHRPTDHPHSTAAIDLDAGRLVVGSNDGDLYAWTYPARTFDWRFSTDGAIKGPIATVDGSAIFGSWDERVYRVDLTDGAEVWSVDTGGMVMSGPAIEPATETVYVGSHDGNLYALDLATGDERWRFDAQGRIIGCPTVTAEHVLVGSYDRHCYAVDKKRGEETWRVQGVGRVSSTPLVADGAVYFADRASPAFLDDGSGRSGGLYKVGPIAD
- a CDS encoding DUF4013 domain-containing protein; its protein translation is MDIQRSITSPMEAENWLKTILIGGVLTFLGVLIVPLLIVYGYLVRVIRGTLSEATEPPTFDDWGDLLVDGVKAWIISLVYMLVPLLVAGFTVGGSILAFATGTEAGAAAGAGGLWLGFSLSALLALVFGYLTVIAIVNFAREGVFGAGFDFDVIRTVAVDREYALAWLVSVVIFVVAGIVSAIPLVGWILTPFVSFYAAVVAADLWAGGFAQALESTGAITRPRDEDVAV